One window of the Microplitis demolitor isolate Queensland-Clemson2020A chromosome 10, iyMicDemo2.1a, whole genome shotgun sequence genome contains the following:
- the LOC103572684 gene encoding mitoferrin-1: MDIDEYESLPTTSVGVNMTAGASAGIMEHCIMYPVDSVKTRMQQLTPEPGGGANARTVLFKMIRQEGLRRSFRGVSVMVAGAGPAHALYFSCYELIKNHMVIKTNSQVNYLVYGAAGAVSTLLHDGIMNPAEVVKQRLQMYNSPYRDVLSCIRHIYKTEGIFAFYRSYTTQLAMNVPFQGLHFIAYEFGQSIMNPEHTYNPIAHVVSGAMAGASAAAATTPLDVCKTVLNTQQSGVKAQGMVHAIKIVYNFAGIPGFFRGLSARIFYQIPATAICWSTYEFFKYILARKHDDICFNAESDKSINTSMQQLPISRTNNPTSFSGTGLFHSKSSGPVLLDVTRS; this comes from the exons ATGGATATTGATGAATACGAATCATTACCGACAACATCAGTTGGCGTAAACATGACTGCCGGTGCTTCTGCTGGAATCATGGAGCATTGTATTATGTATCCAGTTGATAGTGTTAAG acaagGATGCAACAGTTGACACCAGAACCAGGGGGAGGTGCCAATGCACGTACAGTCCTATTTAAAATGATACGTCAGGAAGGATTACGTAGATCATTTCGGGGAGTTAGTGTAATGGTGGCGGGAGCTGGACCTGCTCACGCGTTGTATTTTTCATgctatgaattaattaaaaaccatatggttataaaaacaaattcacAAGTTAACTATCTAGTCTACGGAGCTGCTGGTGCTGTTTCGACTTTACTTCACGATGGTATTATGAATCCGGCCGAAG TTGTAAAACAACGATTACAAATGTATAATTCACCTTATAGAGATGTATTATCTTGCATACgccatatatataaaaccgaAGGAATATTTGCGTTTTATCGTAGCTATACTACACAATTAGCTATGAATGTACCTTTTCAAGGTTTACATTTTATAGCTTATGAATTCGGACAGTCTATTATGAACCCAGAACATACTTATAATCCAATAGCACATGTTGTTTctg GTGCTATGGCTGGAGCTTCTGCTGCAGCAGCAACAACGCCCTTAGACGTTTGTAAAACAGTCCTCAATACCCAACAAAGTGGAGTTAAAGCGCAAGGAATGGTTCATGCTATTAAAATAGTGTATAATTTTGCTGGTATACCAGGGTTTTTTCGAGGTCTTAGTGCAAGGATATTTTACCAAATACCAGCTACAGCAATTTGTTGGTCAac gtatgaatttttcaaatacatcTTAGCACGTAAGCATGACGATATCTGTTTCAATGCAGAATcagataaatcaataaatacttCAATGCAGCAATTACCAATATCAAGGACTAATAACCCCACCAGTTTCTCTGGAACAGGTTTATTTCATAGTAAATCATCAGGACCTGTGTTACTTGATGTGACACGAAGCTAG